The Diadema setosum chromosome 1, eeDiaSeto1, whole genome shotgun sequence genome has a window encoding:
- the LOC140231202 gene encoding adrenocorticotropic hormone receptor-like, with protein sequence MKHLQLSSSPGNLSGNNLVVIIMPQEPTATSIADLGHHGTNANATQDLASAFPSLEEGMEATWSAQAYIALAIIFLLMTITFIGNILIIVSVAKFKRLQIPPNYILVNLAVADIGLAIMMPFLFAINFLRDVEDGNVLCLVPYCLMSLLSGVSVLNLSIIAYDRYSALVEPLKYSSRVTTVRIAAICLMVWLYVTVVSAIPLVGWFYPLSGMNMMCTLNFYHNYTALAQVIAIFLPALVCMFFCYCRVMLVARHHTRAISAVQFSLFPGVLNKNYNMFKGNKYWRTLALILGVFTFTWGVFMTSVVVEVFCEKCAKFLTMHNYSGLLLLLNSSLNPWIYAYRNQDFRAAFSRVLRCFRKPCKRTLTRSSSNLVGERRNSRMSVALSRTNSLCGNLQTLQMLYEQEMALKNNNQQDFKNGEVETRQTSVANSKASVRRENDEDIERATEQESAQVKEEV encoded by the coding sequence ATGAAGCATCTACAGCTGTCCTCGTCGCCTGGTAACCTCAGTGGGAACAATCTGGTTGTCATCATCATGCCCCAGGAACCCACAGCCACGTCCATTGCAGACCTCGGTCATCACGGCACCAATGCCAATGCCACCCAGGATCTGGCCAGTGCGTTCCCGTCTCTTGAGGAAGGGATGGAAGCCACGTGGAGCGCCCAGGCGTACATCGCACTGGCCATCATCTTCCTGCTCATGACCATCACGTTCATCGGCAACATCCTCATCATCGTGTCGGTGGCAAAGTTCAAGAGACTGCAGATCCCGCCCAACTACATCTTGGTGAATCTCGCCGTGGCCGACATAGGCTTGGCAATCATGATGCCGTTCCTGTTTGCCATCAACTTCCTGCGTGATGTGGAGGATGGGAATGTTTTATGCCTCGTGCCGTACTGTCTAATGTCCCTTCTTAGCGGTGTATCGGTGCTGAACCTCAGCATCATTGCCTATGATCGCTACTCCGCCCTGGTGGAGCCCTTGAAGTACTCGTCGCGAGTGACGACAGTCCGCATCGCTGCCATCTGTCTGATGGTGTGGCTGTATGTAACTgttgtttcagctattccactCGTGGGATGGTTTTACCCTCTGTCAGGCATGAACATGATGTGTACTCTGAACTTCTACCACAACTACACTGCCCTGGCGCAAGTCATTGCCATTTTCTTGCCCGCGCTGGTGTGCATGTTCTTCTGTTACTGTCGCGTGATGCTTGTCGCAAGGCACCACACCCGTGCCATATCCGCCGTCCAGTTTTCACTCTTCCCAGGTGTACTGAATAAGAACTACAACATGTTTAAAGGTAACAAGTACTGGAGGACACTGGCCCTCATATTGGGCGTCTTTACCTTTACCTGGGGTGTATTCATGACCTCGGTGGTGGTTGAGGTCTTCTGCGAAAAGTGCGCAAAGTTTTTGACAATGCACAACTATTCCggactcctcctcctcctaaaCAGCAGTCTCAATCCCTGGATCTATGCATACCGCAACCAGGACTTTCGAGCTGCTTTCAGCAGGGTGCTGCGCTGCTTCCGGAAGCCCTGCAAGCGGACGCTGACGCGGTCCAGCTCAAACCTGGTGGGTGAGCGCCGGAATTCGCGCATGTCTGTCGCCCTCAGCCGGACGAACAGCCTGTGCGGCAACCTGCAAACCCTGCAGATGCTCTACGAGCAGGAGATGGCGCTCAAGAACAACAACCAGCAGGATTTCAAGAATGGGGAGGTGGAGACAAGGCAGACCTCGGTAGCCAACAGCAAGGCGTCCGTCAGACGCGAAAATGACGAGGACATCGAGAGGGCGACTGAGCAAGAGTCTGCCCAAGTGAAGGAAGAAGTCTAG